In one Pseudomonas fitomaticsae genomic region, the following are encoded:
- a CDS encoding NCS2 family permease, with protein sequence MLERLFQLKAHNTNVRTEILAGVTTFLAMAYILFVNPSILGETGMDKGAVFVATCLAAAIGSTVMGLIANYPIALAPGMGLNAFFTYTVVLHMGHTWQVALGAVFISAVCFFLLSIFRIREWIINSIPLPLRSAIAAGIGLFLALIALHNAGIVVSNQATMVGLGDLKQPAPILATLGFALIVALEALKVRGAVLIGILAVTIVSIVMGFTPFGGVTSMPPSLAPTFLQLDIKGALDIGLVSVIFAFLFVDLFDNSGTLIGVAKRAGLMGKDGHMPKMGRALIADSTAAMAGSLLGTSTTTSYIESAAGVSAGGRTGLTAIVVAILFLLALFFSPLAASVPAFATAPALLFVAVLMTSGLAEIDWDDITVAAPVVVTALAMPFTYSIANGIAFGFIAWTAIKLLSGRARELNPALVILSILFVIKLGWFNA encoded by the coding sequence ATGCTGGAAAGGCTGTTTCAACTCAAGGCACACAACACCAACGTGCGGACCGAGATTCTGGCGGGCGTCACGACCTTCCTGGCCATGGCCTACATTCTGTTCGTCAACCCGAGCATTCTTGGCGAGACCGGCATGGACAAGGGCGCGGTGTTCGTCGCCACCTGTCTGGCAGCCGCCATCGGCTCCACGGTCATGGGCCTGATCGCCAACTACCCGATTGCCCTCGCGCCGGGCATGGGCCTGAACGCCTTCTTTACCTACACCGTCGTGCTGCACATGGGCCACACCTGGCAAGTGGCGCTGGGCGCGGTGTTCATTTCGGCCGTGTGTTTCTTCCTGCTGTCGATCTTCCGCATCCGTGAATGGATCATCAACAGCATCCCGCTGCCGCTGCGCTCGGCGATTGCCGCCGGTATCGGCCTGTTCCTGGCGCTGATCGCCCTGCACAACGCCGGTATCGTGGTCAGTAACCAGGCGACCATGGTCGGCCTCGGCGACCTGAAGCAACCGGCGCCGATCCTGGCCACCCTCGGTTTCGCCCTGATCGTCGCCCTTGAAGCCCTGAAAGTGCGCGGCGCGGTGCTGATCGGCATTCTCGCAGTGACCATCGTCTCGATCGTGATGGGCTTCACCCCGTTCGGCGGCGTGACCTCGATGCCACCTTCGCTGGCCCCGACCTTCCTGCAACTGGACATCAAGGGCGCACTGGACATCGGTCTGGTCAGCGTGATCTTCGCCTTCCTGTTCGTCGACCTGTTCGACAACTCCGGCACCCTGATCGGCGTCGCCAAGCGCGCCGGCCTGATGGGCAAGGACGGCCACATGCCGAAAATGGGCCGTGCGCTGATCGCTGACAGCACCGCGGCAATGGCCGGTTCGCTGCTGGGCACCTCGACCACCACCAGCTACATCGAATCCGCTGCGGGCGTAAGTGCTGGCGGCCGCACCGGCCTGACCGCCATCGTTGTCGCGATCCTGTTCCTGCTGGCGCTGTTCTTCTCGCCACTGGCTGCCAGCGTGCCGGCATTCGCCACCGCGCCGGCGCTGCTGTTCGTCGCCGTGCTGATGACTTCCGGCCTGGCGGAAATAGACTGGGACGACATCACCGTCGCCGCGCCGGTCGTGGTCACCGCCCTGGCGATGCCTTTCACCTATTCCATCGCCAACGGCATCGCCTTCGGCTTCATCGCCTGGACTGCGATCAAACTGCTGTCCGGCCGCGCCCGTGAGCTGAACCCGGCGCTGGTGATCCTGTCGATTCTGTTCGTGATCAAGCTGGGTTGGTTCAACGCATGA
- the trmA gene encoding tRNA (uridine(54)-C5)-methyltransferase TrmA produces the protein MTFDSQAYAAQLEDKVTRLRDLLAPFDAPEPTVFDSPLQNFRLRAEFRLWREGGERHYAMFSQDDKRTPILIEEFPIASLRINQLMPQLKAAWQASAALSHKLFQVEFLTTLAGDAMITLCYHRPLDEHWHAAATQLAADLGVSIIGRSKGKREVLGLDYVVEKLDVGGRTFSYRQPEGAFTQPNGTVNQKMLNWAYEALGNRSDDLLELYCGNGNFTLPLATRVRKVLATEISKTSVNAALSNLAENAVDNVTLVRLSAEELTEALNEVRPFRRLHGIDLKSYEFGSVFVDPPRAGMDPDTCELTRRFDNILYISCNPETLAANIAQLHDTHRITRCALFDQFPWTHHMESGVLLTRR, from the coding sequence ATGACTTTTGATTCCCAGGCCTACGCCGCACAACTCGAAGACAAGGTCACGCGCCTGCGTGACCTGCTGGCCCCGTTCGATGCACCGGAGCCGACGGTGTTCGACTCGCCGCTGCAGAACTTCCGTCTGCGCGCCGAATTTCGCCTGTGGCGCGAGGGCGGCGAGCGGCATTACGCGATGTTTTCCCAGGACGACAAACGCACACCGATCCTGATCGAAGAGTTCCCGATCGCCAGCCTGCGCATCAACCAGTTGATGCCGCAATTGAAAGCGGCCTGGCAGGCCAGCGCGGCGCTGAGCCACAAGCTGTTTCAGGTGGAGTTTCTGACCACCCTGGCCGGCGACGCGATGATCACCCTGTGCTATCACCGTCCGCTGGACGAGCACTGGCACGCGGCAGCCACCCAACTGGCGGCGGATCTGGGCGTCAGCATCATCGGTCGATCCAAGGGCAAGCGCGAAGTGCTCGGCCTCGATTACGTGGTCGAGAAACTCGACGTCGGCGGTCGCACATTCAGCTATCGCCAACCGGAAGGCGCGTTCACCCAGCCCAACGGCACCGTGAACCAGAAGATGCTCAACTGGGCATACGAAGCACTGGGCAATCGCAGCGACGATCTGCTGGAGCTGTACTGCGGCAACGGCAACTTCACCCTGCCGCTGGCGACTCGCGTGCGCAAAGTGCTGGCCACCGAAATCAGCAAGACCTCGGTCAACGCCGCGCTGAGCAACCTGGCCGAAAACGCTGTGGATAACGTCACCCTGGTGCGCCTGTCCGCCGAAGAGCTGACCGAAGCCCTGAACGAAGTTCGCCCGTTCCGTCGCCTGCACGGTATCGACCTGAAAAGCTACGAGTTCGGCAGCGTGTTCGTCGACCCGCCACGGGCCGGCATGGACCCGGATACCTGCGAACTGACCCGTCGCTTCGACAACATCCTGTACATCTCCTGCAACCCGGAGACCCTGGCAGCCAACATCGCCCAACTGCACGACACACACCGCATCACCCGCTGCGCGCTGTTCGACCAGTTCCCGTGGACTCACCACATGGAATCCGGCGTGTTGCTGACCCGACGTTGA